From the Leucobacter tenebrionis genome, one window contains:
- the prfA gene encoding peptide chain release factor 1, producing the protein MFEQVEALLSEHARLQEELADPALHADAGRAKRVNRRYAELSKIKAAYEQWQQLGDDLQAARELAKEDDAFAEEIPGLEEGLAEAQEKVRRLLIPRDPDDARDVILEIKGGEGGAESALFGADLLRMYMHYAESKGWKSEILEKDESDLGGYKNVQVAIKSNASDPSQGVWAHLKYEGGVHRVQRVPVTESQGRIHTSTTGVLVYPEVDEPEEVEINQNDLKIDVYRSSGPGGQSVNTTDSAVRITHLPTGIVVAMQNEKSQLQNREAAMRVLRARLLAKQAEEAAAEASAHRSSQIRTMDRSERIRTYNFPENRIADHRTGYKAYNLDHVMNGALDPVIESCIRMDEEDRLKQLGQ; encoded by the coding sequence ATGTTCGAACAGGTGGAGGCGCTGCTCTCCGAGCACGCCAGACTGCAGGAGGAGCTGGCCGATCCCGCGCTGCACGCCGATGCGGGTCGCGCCAAGCGCGTCAATCGGCGCTACGCGGAGCTCAGCAAGATCAAGGCCGCCTACGAGCAGTGGCAGCAGCTCGGCGACGATCTGCAGGCCGCACGCGAGCTGGCGAAGGAGGACGACGCCTTCGCCGAGGAGATCCCGGGTCTCGAGGAGGGCCTCGCAGAGGCCCAGGAGAAGGTTCGCCGACTGCTGATTCCGCGCGACCCCGACGACGCCCGCGACGTGATCCTCGAGATCAAGGGCGGCGAGGGCGGTGCGGAGTCGGCGCTCTTCGGCGCCGATCTGCTGCGCATGTACATGCACTACGCGGAGTCGAAGGGGTGGAAGAGCGAGATCCTCGAGAAGGACGAGAGCGACCTCGGCGGATACAAGAACGTGCAGGTCGCGATCAAGTCGAACGCGAGCGATCCCTCGCAGGGCGTGTGGGCGCACCTCAAGTACGAGGGCGGCGTGCACCGCGTGCAGCGCGTGCCGGTCACCGAGTCCCAGGGGCGCATCCACACCTCCACCACGGGCGTGCTCGTGTACCCCGAGGTCGACGAGCCCGAAGAGGTCGAGATCAACCAGAACGACCTCAAGATCGACGTGTACCGCTCATCCGGCCCCGGCGGGCAGTCGGTGAACACCACCGACTCCGCGGTGCGCATCACGCACCTGCCCACCGGCATCGTGGTCGCCATGCAGAACGAGAAGTCGCAGCTGCAGAACCGCGAGGCAGCCATGCGCGTGCTGCGCGCCCGCCTGCTCGCCAAGCAGGCGGAAGAGGCTGCGGCGGAGGCGTCGGCGCATCGATCCAGCCAGATCCGCACCATGGACCGCTCGGAGCGCATCCGCACGTACAACTTCCCCGAGAACCGCATCGCCGATCACCGCACGGGCTACAAGGCGTACAACCTCGACCACGTCATGAACGGCGCGCTCGATCCTGTGATCGAGTCGTGCATCCGCATGGACGAGGAAGACCGGCTGAAGCAGCTCGGGCAGTAG
- a CDS encoding GNAT family N-acetyltransferase, producing MTSAIAITAPIVGPLVTLRAPQSSDADPLLAILREPEVAEWWVGYTPERVREEFIEAAATRIIEVGGVCAGAMYVLRGEDPEYPTTVIHLFIGTRFRGRRIGEEALALAIREEFAAGISRVTLDPNVHNEGAIRSYERLGFRRVGVLRDYQVRPGGHLEDGLLLDLTRSDFPEGPPLPPRD from the coding sequence ATGACATCCGCTATCGCGATCACTGCTCCCATCGTAGGCCCGCTCGTCACGCTGCGGGCGCCGCAGAGTTCCGACGCCGATCCGCTCCTCGCGATCCTGCGGGAACCCGAGGTGGCCGAGTGGTGGGTCGGCTACACCCCCGAGCGCGTGCGCGAGGAGTTCATCGAGGCCGCCGCGACCCGCATCATCGAGGTCGGGGGAGTGTGCGCCGGCGCGATGTACGTGCTGCGCGGCGAGGATCCCGAGTACCCGACCACTGTCATTCACCTCTTCATCGGTACGCGCTTCCGCGGTCGGCGCATCGGCGAGGAAGCGCTCGCCCTGGCGATCCGCGAGGAGTTCGCGGCGGGGATCAGCCGCGTCACGCTCGATCCCAATGTGCATAACGAGGGCGCGATCCGCAGCTACGAGCGGCTCGGCTTCCGGCGTGTCGGAGTGCTGCGCGACTACCAGGTGCGGCCCGGCGGGCACCTCGAAGACGGGCTCCTCCTCGACCTCACCCGCAGCGACTTCCCGGAGGGGCCGCCGCTGCCTCCGCGCGACTGA
- a CDS encoding VanZ family protein — MSDPFEQVPVLPVVIPLGAVIFALLVRRLVAKRRFTVPRAAVAAALGVYAAGIAANTVFPIYVHVTPGAQPWTAGVVFVPFVNYELEDAVTNVLVFVPLGILFALMFAKPSWWRALIAVTATSLGIEVTQFAVQELFGGGHIADTSDLLSNVVGGLLGYLLFATLTRMPGFARFAERFRWAAAETTDARARPDVASEPCALDAGGPRVSAPARYRAPREE, encoded by the coding sequence GTGAGCGATCCTTTCGAGCAGGTGCCCGTGCTGCCAGTCGTCATTCCTCTGGGGGCGGTGATCTTCGCGCTGCTGGTGCGGCGTCTCGTGGCGAAGCGCCGTTTCACCGTCCCGCGTGCCGCGGTGGCGGCGGCGCTCGGAGTGTATGCGGCTGGGATCGCGGCGAACACCGTGTTCCCGATCTACGTCCACGTCACCCCGGGCGCGCAGCCGTGGACCGCCGGCGTCGTGTTCGTCCCGTTCGTCAACTACGAGCTCGAGGATGCGGTGACCAATGTGCTGGTCTTCGTGCCGCTCGGGATCCTCTTCGCGCTGATGTTCGCGAAGCCGTCATGGTGGAGGGCGCTGATCGCGGTCACGGCCACGAGTCTCGGCATCGAGGTGACGCAGTTCGCGGTGCAGGAGCTCTTCGGCGGAGGGCACATCGCCGATACCAGCGATCTCCTCTCCAACGTGGTGGGAGGCCTGCTCGGCTACCTGCTGTTCGCGACCCTGACCCGCATGCCGGGGTTCGCGCGCTTCGCCGAGCGTTTCCGCTGGGCGGCGGCCGAAACGACCGATGCACGCGCACGGCCGGACGTCGCATCGGAGCCCTGCGCTCTCGATGCGGGCGGGCCTCGGGTTTCAGCGCCGGCCAGGTACCGAGCACCCCGGGAAGAGTAG
- a CDS encoding MFS transporter, with translation MRTARPLLPWVVWGVAALAYAVAIINRSSLAALGPAAQHHFDIDATTLSAFPVIQLIVYAGLQIPVGTLLDRFGATAMILSGGLLMVVGQSIMATVSDVWLAILARVFVGAGDACTFISVMRVLPEWFSVRQLPVVSQLTGLIGQAGQLVSVTPLALVVAGFGWMTGFLGVAAVGLLVMILGCFVLRNAPGEGTPVERLTGRLGRLSREARSLGAGEATGAFAMPPPETGMLPVITETRVPGLGFWRKLRRLLALPGVRLAFWVHFSSPFALNAFILLWGTPFLTGGAGLDGATASGLLNIVVLASMTAGLLLGPLSSRFVERRVYMNVGITAAIMTVWVAVLLWSGPPPMWLLVALMIVMPFGGPASMIAFEVARSHTPRSFAGFSTGLVNMGGFIASLFVILLIGFVLDLQGAGSPDHYSLGAFKVAFAVQIPFWVGGIAMIFIEQRRTKRWMEEHGRRLR, from the coding sequence ATGCGCACGGCACGGCCACTTCTCCCATGGGTGGTGTGGGGCGTGGCCGCGCTGGCCTATGCTGTCGCGATCATCAACCGTTCCTCGCTCGCGGCGCTCGGCCCCGCCGCCCAGCACCACTTCGACATCGACGCGACCACCCTGTCGGCGTTCCCGGTGATCCAGCTCATCGTCTACGCCGGTCTGCAGATCCCGGTCGGCACGCTGCTCGATCGCTTCGGTGCGACGGCGATGATCCTCAGCGGGGGCCTGCTCATGGTCGTGGGGCAGAGCATCATGGCGACCGTCTCGGATGTGTGGCTCGCGATCCTCGCCCGCGTGTTCGTGGGTGCGGGCGACGCCTGCACCTTCATCAGCGTGATGCGCGTGCTGCCGGAGTGGTTCTCGGTGCGGCAGCTGCCCGTCGTGAGCCAGCTGACGGGCCTCATCGGTCAGGCCGGTCAGCTGGTGTCGGTGACCCCGCTCGCGCTCGTCGTCGCGGGATTCGGGTGGATGACGGGGTTCCTCGGCGTGGCCGCGGTCGGCCTGCTCGTCATGATCCTCGGCTGCTTCGTGCTGCGGAACGCGCCGGGGGAGGGCACGCCGGTCGAGCGGCTCACCGGGCGTCTAGGTCGACTGAGTCGCGAAGCGCGCTCGCTGGGCGCGGGTGAGGCGACCGGCGCGTTCGCGATGCCGCCGCCGGAGACCGGGATGCTTCCCGTCATCACCGAGACGCGGGTGCCAGGCCTGGGGTTCTGGCGCAAGCTGCGTCGCCTGCTCGCGCTGCCGGGGGTGCGGCTCGCGTTCTGGGTGCACTTCTCGTCGCCGTTCGCCCTGAACGCGTTCATCCTGCTGTGGGGCACGCCGTTCCTCACGGGAGGCGCAGGGCTCGACGGGGCTACCGCGAGCGGCCTGCTCAATATCGTCGTGCTCGCCTCGATGACGGCCGGCCTGCTGCTCGGTCCGCTGAGCTCGCGCTTCGTCGAGCGCCGCGTCTACATGAACGTCGGCATCACCGCGGCCATCATGACGGTCTGGGTCGCCGTGCTGCTGTGGTCGGGGCCGCCGCCGATGTGGCTGCTGGTCGCGCTGATGATCGTGATGCCGTTCGGCGGCCCGGCGTCGATGATCGCCTTCGAGGTCGCCCGCTCGCATACGCCCCGCAGCTTCGCCGGTTTCAGCACCGGCCTCGTGAACATGGGCGGATTCATCGCCTCGCTGTTCGTGATCCTGCTCATCGGCTTCGTGCTCGATCTGCAGGGCGCAGGATCGCCCGACCACTACTCCCTGGGCGCCTTCAAGGTGGCGTTCGCCGTGCAGATCCCGTTCTGGGTCGGCGGGATCGCCATGATCTTCATCGAGCAGCGCCGCACCAAACGGTGGATGGAGGAGCACGGGCGCCGACTGCGGTGA
- the cysE gene encoding serine O-acetyltransferase yields MSFFGRIREDIRAAKAGDPAARSGISVFLIYSGLHAVWWHRASHAMWLRGMRFLPRALSQLARFFTGIEIHPGATIGRRLFIDHGMGVVIGETAVVGDDVLIYHGVTLGGTGHSRGKRHPTIGDRVVIGAGAKVLGDIELGHDSAVGSNAVVVHSAPPWTTLTGIPAQGRPRRGAPVAETPDLADFYVI; encoded by the coding sequence GTGAGCTTCTTCGGCCGCATCCGCGAGGACATCCGAGCCGCCAAGGCCGGCGACCCCGCCGCCCGCAGCGGCATCTCGGTGTTCCTCATCTACTCCGGTCTGCACGCCGTCTGGTGGCACCGAGCCTCGCATGCGATGTGGCTCCGGGGTATGCGCTTCCTCCCCCGCGCCCTCTCCCAGCTCGCGCGCTTCTTCACCGGGATCGAGATCCACCCCGGCGCGACGATCGGCCGACGCCTCTTCATCGACCACGGCATGGGCGTCGTGATCGGGGAGACCGCGGTCGTGGGCGACGATGTGCTCATCTACCACGGCGTCACCCTCGGCGGCACCGGGCACAGCCGCGGCAAGCGGCACCCCACCATCGGCGACCGCGTGGTCATCGGCGCCGGGGCGAAGGTGCTCGGCGATATCGAGCTCGGCCACGACAGCGCGGTGGGGTCGAACGCCGTCGTCGTGCACTCCGCGCCGCCGTGGACCACGCTCACGGGCATCCCGGCCCAGGGGCGCCCGCGGCGCGGCGCGCCCGTCGCCGAGACCCCGGATCTCGCCGACTTCTACGTGATCTGA
- the cysK gene encoding cysteine synthase A, giving the protein MARTYDNITQAFGNTPLVRLNRVTDGAEAEVYAKLEFYNPAGSVKDRIGIAIIDAAEESGALQPGGTIVEGTSGNTGIALAFVGAARGYRVILTMPETMSIERRKLLAAYGAEIVLTEGPLGMKGAVAKAEEIAASTPGAVLAQQFANPANPAIHRTTTGPEIWNDTDGQVDILVSGIGTGGTITGAGGYLKEQNPEIKVVAVEPIDSPLLTEGKAGPHKIQGLGANFVPDILDREVYDEVIDVTLADSIAKARALGTDEGILAGISGGAAVWAATQVAKRPENAGKKIVVVVPDFGERYFSTVLYEDLNV; this is encoded by the coding sequence ATGGCACGCACCTACGACAACATCACTCAAGCCTTCGGCAATACCCCCCTCGTGCGCCTCAACCGCGTCACCGACGGCGCCGAGGCCGAGGTCTACGCCAAGCTCGAGTTCTACAACCCCGCCGGCAGCGTCAAGGACCGGATCGGCATCGCGATCATCGACGCGGCCGAGGAGTCCGGCGCCCTGCAGCCCGGCGGCACCATCGTCGAGGGCACGAGCGGCAACACCGGCATCGCGCTCGCCTTCGTGGGCGCAGCGCGCGGCTACCGCGTGATCCTCACCATGCCGGAGACCATGAGCATCGAGCGCCGCAAGCTGCTCGCCGCCTACGGCGCCGAGATCGTACTCACCGAGGGGCCCCTCGGCATGAAGGGCGCCGTCGCGAAGGCCGAGGAGATCGCCGCCTCGACCCCGGGCGCCGTGCTGGCCCAGCAGTTCGCGAACCCCGCGAACCCCGCCATCCACCGCACGACCACCGGCCCCGAGATCTGGAACGACACCGACGGCCAGGTCGACATCCTCGTCTCCGGCATCGGCACCGGCGGTACGATCACCGGCGCCGGCGGCTACCTCAAGGAGCAGAACCCGGAGATCAAGGTCGTCGCGGTCGAGCCCATCGACTCTCCGCTGCTCACCGAGGGCAAGGCGGGCCCCCACAAGATCCAGGGCCTCGGAGCGAACTTCGTGCCCGACATCCTCGACCGCGAGGTCTACGACGAGGTGATCGACGTGACTCTCGCCGACTCGATCGCGAAGGCCCGCGCGCTCGGCACCGACGAGGGCATCCTCGCCGGCATCTCCGGCGGCGCGGCGGTGTGGGCAGCGACCCAGGTCGCGAAGCGCCCCGAGAACGCCGGCAAGAAGATCGTGGTCGTGGTGCCCGACTTCGGCGAGCGCTACTTCTCGACCGTGCTCTACGAGGATCTGAACGTCTGA
- the prmC gene encoding peptide chain release factor N(5)-glutamine methyltransferase, translating into MSEARNEPRGIRGVLDELRERFAAAGIEDPATDAELLVGHVLGVSRGRVQALAVMGRDLAPDELAALSELAGERARRVPLQHLTGRAPFRGIELSVGPGVFVPRPETETVAQFAIDELRRLSDPEPLAVDLCTGSGALALALVHEVSEVRVWAVEKSAEAHAWADRNVREWGEDRVELLRGDVTELDPIRPEPRDGDPESPEGIEPGGSELRRVFAPLAGRVAVLVSNPPYVPRDMVPRDPEVRDHDPELALYSGADGLDLIRVISRIGRDLLRPDGLLVLEHAEMQGSAIRQLLTADGWREAVTRPDLTGRDRATLARR; encoded by the coding sequence GTGAGTGAGGCGAGGAACGAGCCGCGGGGGATCCGCGGGGTGCTGGACGAGCTGCGGGAGCGATTCGCGGCGGCGGGGATCGAGGATCCGGCGACCGATGCCGAGCTGCTCGTCGGGCACGTGCTCGGGGTGTCACGAGGGCGGGTGCAAGCGCTTGCCGTGATGGGGCGGGATCTCGCTCCGGATGAACTCGCCGCGCTGTCCGAGCTCGCAGGGGAGCGAGCCCGCCGCGTGCCGTTGCAGCACCTCACCGGACGAGCGCCCTTCCGGGGCATCGAGCTCTCAGTGGGGCCCGGGGTGTTCGTGCCGCGCCCCGAGACCGAGACGGTGGCGCAGTTCGCCATCGACGAGCTGCGGCGGCTGTCCGATCCGGAGCCCCTGGCCGTCGACCTCTGCACCGGCAGCGGAGCGCTCGCGCTCGCGCTGGTGCACGAGGTGAGCGAGGTGCGGGTCTGGGCGGTCGAGAAGAGCGCTGAGGCGCATGCCTGGGCGGACCGCAATGTACGCGAGTGGGGCGAGGATCGCGTCGAGCTGCTGCGCGGCGACGTCACCGAGCTCGATCCGATCCGCCCCGAGCCGCGCGATGGCGATCCCGAATCGCCCGAGGGGATCGAGCCGGGCGGATCCGAGCTCCGCCGCGTCTTCGCACCCCTGGCCGGCCGGGTCGCGGTGCTCGTCTCCAATCCGCCCTACGTGCCGCGCGACATGGTGCCCCGGGATCCCGAGGTGCGCGATCACGACCCCGAGCTCGCCCTCTACAGCGGTGCGGACGGCCTCGACCTGATCCGCGTGATCAGCAGGATCGGCCGCGACCTGCTGCGCCCGGATGGCCTGCTCGTGCTGGAGCACGCCGAGATGCAGGGGTCGGCGATCCGGCAGCTGCTGACGGCCGACGGCTGGCGCGAGGCTGTCACCCGCCCCGATCTCACGGGCCGGGACCGCGCGACGCTGGCCCGCCGCTGA
- a CDS encoding L-threonylcarbamoyladenylate synthase, which produces MAEVFDCSDSSQLLTGTRTARRALGSGQLVVLPTDTVYGVAADAFTPEAVQRLLDAKGRGRQSPPPVLIPNTSTLSALAAEVTAPLTALAEAFWPGPLTIITQANPSLSWDLGETRGTVALRIPDQPLALELLQETGPLAVSSANLTGQPAARTAAAAHEMLGDSVEVYLEAGETPGDGIASTIIDATGLTEEGGQLRILREGGVSREALAEVLPQATFAD; this is translated from the coding sequence ATGGCCGAGGTGTTCGATTGTTCCGATAGCTCCCAACTGCTGACCGGCACGCGCACGGCGCGTCGCGCGCTCGGCAGCGGGCAGCTCGTCGTGCTGCCCACCGATACCGTCTACGGCGTCGCCGCCGACGCGTTCACGCCGGAGGCCGTTCAGCGCCTGCTCGACGCGAAGGGTCGCGGCAGGCAGTCGCCCCCGCCCGTGCTGATCCCGAACACGAGCACGCTCTCCGCCCTCGCGGCGGAGGTCACGGCGCCGCTGACGGCGCTCGCGGAGGCCTTCTGGCCCGGTCCGCTCACCATCATCACGCAGGCGAACCCCTCGCTGAGCTGGGATCTCGGGGAGACGAGGGGCACGGTCGCGCTGCGCATTCCGGATCAGCCGCTCGCCCTCGAGCTGCTGCAGGAGACGGGCCCGCTGGCGGTCTCATCGGCGAACCTCACCGGTCAGCCCGCGGCCCGCACCGCCGCGGCCGCGCACGAGATGCTCGGCGACTCGGTGGAGGTCTACCTGGAAGCCGGCGAGACGCCCGGCGACGGCATAGCGTCCACGATCATCGACGCCACCGGTCTCACGGAGGAGGGCGGGCAGCTGCGCATCCTGAGAGAGGGCGGGGTGAGTCGAGAGGCGCTCGCCGAGGTGCTGCCGCAGGCGACCTTCGCCGACTGA
- a CDS encoding MraY family glycosyltransferase, with product MAPYLVVAAVAVLVTAAASYAVLRLSRRYRLAPEVRERDVHRTPTPRLGGIAMFIGILASFAVAGAQPEFSGLFTRGPEMWALLGACALIAAVGILDDLLDLDWMVKLAAQLAAAGLLAWNGVQIVSLPFGDTLVVGSPAANFVITVFLITLVMNAVNFVDGLDGLVAGVAIIANSLFFIYTRLLNEQSGRVDSVVFASFIGIVVVGICVGFLPFNWHRARMFMGDTGALLVGLLMATSTVSVTGQINPAALDQKLVLASYIPIILPIAVLALPLADFSLAVVRRLKAGKSPFTADRQHLHHRLLDMGHSPLQAVFIFYLGTAVLSVAVLLVFTLQSWVLPVVVLVVGGIACVLLLLFPAVRVRARFAQRDLIALPGRGTPVDAPSTERTAGTEPDERIPE from the coding sequence ATGGCGCCCTACCTCGTAGTCGCCGCCGTCGCCGTGCTCGTGACGGCGGCGGCGTCGTACGCGGTGCTGCGGCTGAGCAGGCGCTACCGACTCGCCCCCGAGGTGCGCGAGCGCGACGTGCATCGCACGCCGACACCGCGTCTCGGCGGGATCGCGATGTTCATCGGCATCCTCGCCTCCTTCGCCGTGGCGGGTGCGCAGCCCGAGTTCTCGGGGCTGTTCACGCGCGGTCCGGAGATGTGGGCCCTCCTGGGAGCGTGCGCGCTGATCGCCGCCGTCGGGATCCTCGACGATCTGCTCGACCTCGACTGGATGGTGAAGCTCGCAGCGCAGCTCGCCGCGGCCGGGCTGCTCGCGTGGAACGGGGTGCAGATCGTCTCGCTGCCCTTCGGCGACACCCTGGTGGTCGGTTCGCCCGCGGCCAACTTCGTGATCACAGTGTTCCTGATCACGCTGGTGATGAACGCGGTCAACTTCGTGGACGGCCTCGACGGGCTCGTGGCGGGCGTCGCCATCATCGCCAACTCGCTTTTCTTCATCTACACACGTCTGCTGAACGAGCAGAGCGGCCGTGTCGACTCCGTGGTCTTCGCGAGTTTCATCGGCATCGTGGTGGTCGGGATCTGCGTCGGCTTCCTACCGTTCAACTGGCATCGCGCACGCATGTTCATGGGCGACACGGGGGCCCTGCTCGTCGGGCTGCTCATGGCGACCTCGACCGTGTCGGTGACCGGGCAGATCAACCCGGCGGCGCTCGATCAGAAGCTCGTGCTGGCGAGCTACATCCCGATCATCCTCCCCATCGCGGTGCTGGCGCTGCCGCTCGCCGATTTCTCGCTGGCGGTCGTGCGGCGCCTGAAGGCGGGCAAGAGCCCGTTCACCGCGGATCGGCAGCACCTGCACCACCGGCTGCTCGACATGGGGCACTCGCCGCTGCAGGCGGTGTTCATCTTCTACCTCGGCACAGCGGTGCTGTCGGTCGCCGTGCTGCTGGTGTTCACGCTGCAGAGCTGGGTGCTGCCGGTCGTGGTGCTCGTGGTGGGCGGGATCGCCTGCGTGCTGCTGCTGCTCTTCCCCGCGGTGCGCGTGCGCGCACGATTCGCACAGCGCGACTTGATAGCGTTGCCGGGGCGGGGAACACCCGTCGACGCCCCGAGCACCGAGCGCACGGCCGGGACGGAACCGGATGAGAGGATCCCCGAGTGA
- a CDS encoding 3-oxoacyl-ACP reductase: protein MSDAIQPEPQETPDQGPRPMPASQPVLLRALRWGIIATIVLMAVFAGIGWLVSGGEGVVGGLIGTAMGGFFLLLTIGSIAFANRFVESPVYIGIFFGIVLGCWLLKFIAFIVSVLLLRGQPWLDTNVLFFGLIASVLASLVLDVIVVTRSRIPIISESA, encoded by the coding sequence GTGAGCGACGCAATCCAGCCCGAGCCGCAGGAGACGCCCGACCAGGGCCCCCGGCCCATGCCGGCATCGCAGCCGGTTCTGCTGCGGGCGCTGCGGTGGGGGATCATCGCGACGATTGTGCTCATGGCGGTCTTCGCGGGTATCGGCTGGCTGGTCTCCGGGGGAGAGGGCGTCGTCGGCGGGCTCATCGGCACGGCGATGGGCGGGTTCTTCCTGCTGCTGACGATCGGCAGCATCGCCTTCGCCAACCGTTTCGTCGAGAGCCCCGTGTACATCGGAATCTTCTTCGGGATCGTGCTGGGCTGCTGGCTGCTGAAGTTCATCGCGTTCATCGTGTCCGTGCTGCTGCTGCGCGGGCAGCCCTGGCTCGATACGAACGTCCTCTTCTTCGGGCTGATCGCCAGCGTGCTGGCATCGCTCGTGCTGGATGTGATCGTGGTGACCCGCTCCCGCATCCCGATCATCTCCGAATCGGCGTGA
- the atpB gene encoding F0F1 ATP synthase subunit A encodes MALFANAVQLVAPTVFTAEEGEFHPPSIAEFFPDAVLFEGTPFEMNRIMIIRVIMALLVLLLFWLGTRKMRVIPTRGQSLTEMALDFVRVNIAEDLLGKVDGRRFLPILCAMFFMILAFNVTGIVPGLNVAGTAVIGTPLVLAVVSYVTFIYAGIKKSPKNFFKNSLFPAGVPKPIYIIVTPIEFISTFVIRPVTLTLRLLMNMMVGHMLLVLFFAATNFFILYAGGFFPVLGVFTFGFGFAFTLFEILVAVLQAYVFTLLTAVYIQLALAEEH; translated from the coding sequence ATGGCGCTGTTCGCTAACGCTGTGCAACTCGTGGCCCCTACTGTCTTTACCGCGGAAGAGGGTGAATTCCATCCGCCGTCGATCGCGGAGTTCTTCCCCGACGCCGTGCTCTTCGAGGGCACCCCCTTCGAGATGAACCGCATCATGATCATCCGCGTGATCATGGCGCTCCTCGTGCTGCTGCTCTTCTGGCTGGGCACGCGCAAGATGCGCGTGATCCCGACCCGCGGTCAGTCGCTCACCGAGATGGCGCTCGACTTCGTGCGCGTCAACATCGCCGAGGATCTGCTCGGCAAGGTTGACGGTCGTCGCTTCCTGCCGATCCTGTGCGCGATGTTCTTCATGATCCTGGCGTTCAACGTCACCGGCATCGTGCCCGGCCTCAACGTCGCCGGCACCGCCGTGATCGGCACGCCGCTCGTGCTCGCCGTCGTCTCCTACGTGACCTTCATCTACGCGGGCATCAAGAAGAGCCCGAAGAACTTCTTCAAGAACTCGCTCTTCCCTGCAGGCGTGCCCAAGCCGATCTACATCATCGTCACGCCCATCGAGTTCATCTCGACCTTCGTGATCCGCCCCGTCACGCTCACGCTGCGTCTGCTGATGAACATGATGGTCGGCCACATGCTGCTCGTGCTCTTCTTCGCGGCGACCAACTTCTTCATCCTCTACGCCGGCGGGTTCTTCCCGGTGCTCGGCGTCTTCACCTTCGGCTTCGGCTTCGCGTTCACGCTCTTCGAGATCCTCGTCGCCGTGCTGCAGGCCTACGTCTTCACGCTTCTCACCGCTGTCTACATCCAGCTCGCGCTGGCTGAAGAGCACTAA
- the atpE gene encoding ATP synthase F0 subunit C — MSVLAQVSGSIATVGYGLAAIGPAIGVGIVVGKTIEGVARQPELAGRLQVLMWIGIAFTEALAFVGIGTAYMFGY; from the coding sequence GTGTCTGTTCTCGCTCAAGTTTCGGGTAGCATCGCCACCGTCGGTTACGGTCTCGCCGCCATCGGCCCCGCCATCGGCGTGGGCATCGTCGTCGGCAAGACGATCGAGGGCGTCGCTCGCCAGCCCGAGCTCGCCGGCCGCCTGCAGGTGCTGATGTGGATCGGTATCGCGTTCACCGAGGCTCTCGCGTTCGTGGGCATCGGCACCGCCTACATGTTCGGCTACTAA
- a CDS encoding F0F1 ATP synthase subunit B: MINTIVVAAETADHNPLLPATYDIVWSAVIFVILLIAFWKVFLPKMQAMLDARAEAIEGNIAKADEAQAKAEAALQEYTAQLASAREEAGVIREDARADGDKIRAKAREEAIAEQARIAQAAQAQIEAERQSAVVSLRKDVGSLALGLASSVVGESLADDQKASALVDRFLADLEASEKAAN, from the coding sequence ATGATCAACACAATCGTTGTTGCTGCTGAGACCGCGGACCACAACCCGCTGCTCCCCGCGACGTACGACATCGTATGGTCGGCAGTCATCTTCGTCATCCTGCTCATCGCATTCTGGAAGGTCTTCCTTCCCAAGATGCAGGCGATGCTCGATGCCCGCGCAGAGGCCATCGAGGGCAACATCGCCAAGGCCGATGAGGCCCAGGCGAAGGCGGAGGCCGCGCTGCAGGAGTACACCGCGCAGCTCGCCAGCGCTCGCGAAGAGGCCGGTGTGATCCGCGAGGACGCCCGCGCCGACGGCGACAAGATCCGCGCCAAGGCCCGCGAAGAGGCCATCGCCGAGCAGGCCCGCATCGCGCAGGCGGCTCAGGCGCAGATCGAGGCGGAGCGCCAGAGCGCGGTCGTCTCGCTGCGCAAGGACGTCGGCTCGCTGGCCCTCGGTCTCGCTTCCAGCGTGGTCGGTGAGAGCCTCGCCGACGACCAGAAGGCGTCGGCGCTCGTCGATCGCTTCCTCGCTGACCTCGAAGCATCCGAGAAGGCGGCGAACTGA